The following proteins are encoded in a genomic region of Neomicrococcus aestuarii:
- a CDS encoding GuaB3 family IMP dehydrogenase-related protein, which translates to MSYEIEIGRAKRGRRAFSLDDIAIVPSRRTRDPEDVSTKWQIDAFTFDTPVIGAPMDSVMSPATAIALGKLGGLGVLNLEGLWTRYEDVQPVLDEIANLEVDLADAAAETKVTRKLQELYSAPIQAELISARLKEIRDSGVVVAGSLTPQRTQEHYKTVLAAGVDIFVIRGTTVSAEHVSQNQEPLNLKQFIYELDVPVIVGGAAGYTPALHLMRTGAAGVLVGFGGGATSTTRRALGINVPTATAISDVAAARRDYLDESGGRYVHVIADGGLGTSGDIVKAIALGADAVMLGTALARADEAPGQGWHWGMEASHESVPRGDRVRIGRVGPMSELLYGPSHHSNGTSNLMGMLRRSMATTGYSELKEFQRVDVLVNDSIGGR; encoded by the coding sequence GTGAGTTATGAGATTGAAATTGGTCGAGCCAAGCGTGGACGTCGCGCGTTCTCTTTGGACGACATCGCTATTGTCCCCAGCCGTCGCACGCGCGATCCCGAAGATGTGTCCACCAAGTGGCAGATCGACGCTTTCACTTTTGACACCCCGGTAATCGGTGCGCCGATGGACTCTGTCATGAGCCCGGCAACCGCCATCGCTCTCGGCAAGCTCGGCGGCCTCGGTGTGCTGAACCTCGAAGGTCTCTGGACGCGCTACGAGGACGTGCAGCCAGTGCTGGACGAGATCGCGAACCTGGAAGTCGATCTTGCGGACGCTGCTGCGGAGACCAAGGTCACTCGCAAGCTTCAGGAGCTCTATTCGGCGCCCATTCAGGCTGAGCTTATTTCGGCTCGCCTCAAGGAGATCCGTGATTCCGGCGTTGTTGTCGCTGGCTCCCTCACGCCACAGCGCACCCAAGAGCACTACAAGACCGTGCTCGCAGCGGGCGTCGATATCTTCGTGATCCGCGGCACCACGGTGTCTGCCGAGCACGTCTCCCAGAACCAAGAACCGCTGAACCTCAAGCAGTTCATTTACGAGCTCGACGTCCCCGTGATTGTGGGCGGCGCGGCCGGCTACACCCCGGCGTTGCACTTGATGCGCACCGGTGCCGCTGGCGTGCTGGTGGGCTTCGGTGGCGGTGCCACCTCCACCACCCGCCGCGCCTTGGGCATCAACGTCCCAACGGCGACAGCGATCTCCGACGTCGCAGCCGCTCGCCGCGACTACCTCGACGAATCCGGTGGACGCTACGTTCACGTCATCGCTGACGGTGGTTTGGGAACGTCCGGCGACATCGTGAAGGCCATCGCCCTCGGCGCCGACGCTGTCATGCTCGGCACAGCGCTGGCTCGTGCGGATGAAGCACCAGGTCAAGGCTGGCACTGGGGCATGGAAGCAAGCCACGAATCCGTACCACGCGGAGACCGCGTGCGTATTGGACGCGTAGGACCAATGTCCGAGCTCCTCTACGGACCGTCCCACCACTCCAACGGCACCAGCAACCTCATGGGAATGCTGCGCCGCTCGATGGCCACCACCGGCTACTCGGAGCTCAAGGAATTCCAGCGCGTTGACGTGCTAGTGAACGATTCCATCGGGGGACGCTAG
- the guaB gene encoding IMP dehydrogenase, with protein MKGTDVTEFNPFAFEGLTYDDVLLLPGPTDVIPSEADTTTKLTKRIELNIPIVSAAMDTVTESPMAIALARQGGIGIIHRNLSIEDQAYEVDRVKRSESGMITDPVTITPDASLQELDDLCGQYRVSGLPVVDENKKLLGIITNRDIRFVPREEFATTKVYEKMTVMPLITAKVGISRQEVIDLLGQHRIEKLPLVDDNDILQGLITVKDFDKAEQYPLATKDDEGRLRVGAAVGFFGEGFDRAMALVEAGVDVLVVDTANGHTRGVLDMIARLKAEKAAAHVDVIGGQAATREGAQALIDAGADAIKVGVGPGSICTTRIVAGVGVPQVTAVYEAAKAAIPAGVPLIADGGLQHSGDIGKALVAGANSVMLGSLLAGTAESPGDLVFMNGKQFKAYRGMGSLGAMQTRGKNTSYSKDRYFQADVPSDEKLIPEGIEGQVPYRGPLSAVAHQLVGGLRQTMFYVGGATIPELKARGKFVRITAAGLKESHPHDIMMTVEAPNYKSR; from the coding sequence ATGAAAGGCACAGACGTGACCGAATTCAACCCGTTCGCATTTGAAGGTCTGACGTACGACGACGTACTGCTCTTGCCTGGCCCTACGGATGTCATCCCATCCGAAGCGGACACCACCACGAAGCTCACCAAGCGTATTGAGCTGAACATTCCTATTGTGTCCGCTGCAATGGATACGGTCACGGAATCCCCGATGGCAATCGCTTTGGCCCGTCAGGGTGGCATTGGCATCATTCACCGCAACCTTTCAATTGAAGATCAGGCCTACGAAGTGGACCGCGTCAAGCGCTCCGAGTCCGGCATGATCACGGATCCGGTCACCATCACTCCGGATGCTTCCCTGCAGGAACTCGATGATTTGTGCGGCCAGTACCGCGTCTCGGGCCTTCCCGTGGTGGATGAGAACAAGAAGCTCTTGGGCATCATCACCAACCGCGACATCCGTTTTGTGCCGCGCGAAGAATTCGCCACCACCAAGGTCTACGAAAAGATGACCGTCATGCCGCTGATCACGGCAAAGGTGGGAATCTCCCGCCAGGAAGTCATTGACCTCTTGGGCCAGCACCGCATCGAGAAGCTTCCGCTCGTTGATGACAATGACATCCTTCAGGGCTTGATCACGGTCAAGGACTTCGACAAGGCTGAGCAGTACCCGCTCGCTACGAAGGACGACGAAGGCCGCTTGCGCGTCGGTGCAGCTGTGGGCTTCTTCGGCGAAGGATTCGACCGAGCCATGGCCCTCGTCGAAGCCGGCGTGGACGTGCTGGTGGTTGACACCGCCAACGGCCACACCCGCGGCGTGCTGGACATGATCGCTCGCTTGAAGGCTGAGAAGGCTGCCGCACACGTTGATGTGATCGGCGGACAGGCCGCTACTCGCGAAGGCGCTCAGGCTCTCATTGACGCCGGCGCTGACGCTATCAAGGTGGGCGTTGGCCCAGGATCTATCTGCACCACGCGCATCGTCGCTGGCGTCGGTGTCCCACAGGTCACCGCCGTGTACGAAGCCGCCAAGGCAGCTATCCCTGCAGGCGTCCCTCTGATCGCCGACGGTGGCTTGCAGCACTCCGGTGACATTGGAAAGGCCCTCGTGGCTGGCGCGAATTCAGTGATGCTTGGCTCGCTCCTTGCCGGTACCGCTGAGTCACCAGGTGACCTCGTGTTCATGAACGGAAAGCAGTTCAAGGCGTACCGCGGCATGGGTTCCCTCGGCGCGATGCAGACTCGTGGCAAGAACACGTCCTACTCGAAGGACCGTTACTTCCAGGCTGACGTTCCGAGCGACGAGAAGCTCATCCCCGAAGGCATCGAGGGTCAGGTTCCTTACCGCGGCCCCTTGTCCGCCGTGGCTCACCAGTTGGTGGGCGGCTTGCGACAGACCATGTTCTACGTGGGCGGCGCTACCATCCCTGAGCTCAAGGCCCGCGGCAAATTTGTCCGCATCACGGCTGCAGGCCTCAAGGAAAGCCACCCGCACGACATCATGATGACCGTCGAGGCACCTAACTACAAGAGTCGCTAA
- a CDS encoding glycerol-3-phosphate dehydrogenase/oxidase, translating into MGDSGELSPSVHSRALETLRSTELDVLVIGGGVVGAGAALDAATRGLTVGIVEARDWAAGTSSRSSKLIHGGLRYLEMLDFGLVREALQERGLLMERLAPHLVRPVPFLYPLTTKYFERPYVGAGIGLYDALSFVGSRNVGLPVHKHLSRRAMLRGAPSLKPDAFVGAIRYYDAQVDDARFVMSLVRTAVKFGATAVNRTSVTELVRENGRVVGARVRVEETGEEFVIRAKTVLSAAGVWTHDVQADASGKIPDGVPELKVRASKGVHLVVPRDRFHATTGLILKTAISVLFVIPWGRHWIIGTTDTPWSLDKAHPAATSRDIDYLLNEINKVLITPLTRDDVEGVYAGLRPLVEGNQESTAKLSREHVVTHPEPGLAVIAGGKYTTYRVMAKDAIDAVANMLPFTVPDSVTNDISLVGAEGHQALWNQRERLADRSGISDTKIEHLLHRYGSMIHGLLDLIAQDPALAEDLDGSEDYLAAEAVYAVTHEGARHLTDVLTRRTRISIESWDRGLGAAPQVARLMQPLLGWSDEFTQQEIDSYTARVEAERESQEQLTDEGADAVRLSKHERDWSSTPRFATSHASK; encoded by the coding sequence ATGGGCGATTCAGGGGAACTCAGCCCATCAGTTCACTCTCGCGCGCTCGAAACGCTGCGCAGCACGGAACTGGACGTCTTGGTCATTGGTGGCGGTGTTGTAGGTGCCGGTGCGGCACTGGACGCCGCCACGCGCGGCCTCACCGTGGGGATTGTGGAGGCTCGTGACTGGGCCGCCGGTACCTCGAGCCGCTCCTCCAAGCTGATCCATGGCGGTCTGCGATACCTCGAGATGCTGGATTTCGGGTTGGTGCGTGAGGCGCTTCAAGAGCGCGGTTTGCTCATGGAACGCCTCGCGCCGCACCTTGTCCGTCCCGTACCGTTCCTGTACCCGCTGACCACGAAGTACTTCGAGCGCCCCTATGTGGGTGCCGGAATTGGGCTCTACGATGCGCTGTCCTTCGTGGGATCGCGCAACGTGGGACTGCCCGTCCACAAGCACTTGTCACGTCGAGCCATGCTCCGCGGCGCGCCATCGCTCAAGCCGGACGCTTTTGTAGGTGCCATCCGCTATTACGACGCCCAAGTGGATGACGCGCGTTTCGTCATGTCACTCGTGCGGACCGCCGTGAAATTCGGCGCCACGGCAGTGAACCGCACGAGCGTCACTGAACTAGTCCGCGAGAACGGGCGAGTAGTTGGCGCACGAGTTCGCGTTGAAGAAACCGGCGAAGAATTCGTGATCCGCGCCAAGACAGTCCTCAGCGCAGCCGGCGTGTGGACCCACGACGTTCAAGCCGACGCCAGCGGAAAAATTCCGGACGGCGTTCCCGAACTCAAAGTGCGAGCGTCCAAAGGCGTCCACTTGGTGGTTCCGAGGGATCGCTTCCACGCCACCACTGGCCTGATCTTGAAGACGGCCATCTCTGTGTTGTTCGTGATTCCCTGGGGACGCCACTGGATCATCGGCACCACGGATACCCCGTGGTCGCTCGACAAAGCACACCCCGCGGCAACCAGCCGGGACATCGACTACTTGCTCAACGAAATCAACAAGGTCCTCATCACCCCGCTCACGCGCGATGACGTAGAGGGCGTCTATGCGGGACTTCGCCCGCTCGTTGAAGGCAATCAGGAATCCACCGCCAAGCTTTCTCGCGAACACGTCGTGACGCATCCAGAGCCCGGCTTGGCTGTCATTGCCGGCGGAAAATACACCACGTACCGGGTCATGGCGAAGGATGCGATCGACGCAGTGGCGAACATGCTGCCGTTCACCGTGCCGGACTCGGTGACGAATGATATTTCTCTCGTGGGAGCCGAAGGCCACCAGGCTCTGTGGAATCAGCGTGAACGGCTAGCTGACAGATCCGGGATTTCAGACACCAAAATTGAGCACCTCTTGCACCGCTACGGATCCATGATCCATGGGCTGCTGGACTTGATTGCTCAGGACCCAGCGCTCGCAGAGGACTTGGACGGATCCGAAGATTATCTTGCCGCGGAGGCCGTCTATGCAGTGACCCACGAAGGTGCACGTCACCTCACGGATGTGCTCACCAGGCGCACCCGCATCAGCATCGAATCGTGGGATCGCGGACTGGGCGCCGCTCCACAGGTTGCGCGCCTCATGCAGCCGCTGTTGGGGTGGTCGGACGAGTTCACGCAGCAAGAAATCGACTCGTATACCGCCCGCGTGGAAGCAGAGCGCGAGTCGCAAGAACAGCTCACCGACGAGGGTGCGGACGCGGTGCGATTGAGCAAGCATGAGCGGGATTGGTCCAGCACGCCCCGTTTCGCGACTTCGCACGCTTCAAAGTAG
- the groL gene encoding chaperonin GroEL (60 kDa chaperone family; promotes refolding of misfolded polypeptides especially under stressful conditions; forms two stacked rings of heptamers to form a barrel-shaped 14mer; ends can be capped by GroES; misfolded proteins enter the barrel where they are refolded when GroES binds): protein MAKQLVFNDAARKALEAGVDRLADTVKVTLGPRGRNVVLDKKWGAPTITNDGVTIAREIELDDPYENLGAQLAKEVATKTNDVAGDGTTTATVLAQALVKEGLRNVAAGAAPGQLKHGIEVAVEAVAQRLQDNARPVEGQQVANVAAISAQSEEIGELLAEAFGKVGTEGVITIEESNTTNTELVITEGMQFDKGYLSPNFVTDPERQEAVLEDAYVLINSGKISTVAEFLPLLEKVLQEKKPLFIISEDVEGEALSTLVVNKIRGTLNAVAVKAPGFGDRRKAMMQDIAILTGAQVVSPDLGLKLDQVGLEVLGTARRITITKDNTTIVDGGGSEEDIKDRVSQIKAEVSRTDSDWDREKLQERLAKLAGGVGVIKVGAATEVELKERKHRIEDAVSATRAALEEGIVAGGGTALVDALSALDEDESVKALTGDAATAVGIVRRALVQPLRWIAINAGHDGSVIAAKVAELPVNSGFNAKTGVFEDLLAAGVIDPVKVTRSALRNAASIAALVLTTETLVVEKPEEDEDDHAGHNH from the coding sequence ATGGCAAAGCAGTTGGTGTTTAATGACGCCGCCCGCAAAGCGCTAGAAGCCGGTGTTGACCGTTTGGCTGACACCGTCAAGGTGACGCTCGGCCCACGTGGCCGCAACGTTGTTCTGGACAAGAAGTGGGGCGCCCCCACCATCACGAACGATGGTGTGACGATCGCTCGCGAAATCGAGCTTGATGACCCGTACGAGAACTTGGGTGCTCAGCTCGCCAAGGAAGTAGCTACCAAGACCAACGACGTGGCCGGCGACGGAACCACCACGGCAACCGTTCTTGCTCAGGCACTCGTGAAGGAAGGCTTGCGCAACGTTGCCGCAGGCGCCGCTCCGGGTCAGCTCAAGCACGGCATCGAGGTTGCTGTTGAGGCTGTTGCACAGCGTCTTCAGGACAACGCTCGTCCGGTTGAGGGCCAGCAGGTTGCAAACGTAGCCGCGATCTCGGCACAGTCCGAAGAAATCGGCGAACTCTTGGCTGAGGCCTTCGGCAAGGTGGGCACCGAGGGTGTCATCACCATCGAAGAGTCCAACACCACGAACACCGAATTGGTGATCACCGAAGGCATGCAGTTCGACAAGGGCTACTTGTCCCCGAACTTCGTGACGGACCCAGAGCGCCAGGAAGCCGTTCTTGAGGATGCTTACGTCCTCATCAACTCCGGCAAGATCTCCACGGTTGCAGAGTTCTTGCCACTGTTGGAGAAGGTTCTTCAGGAGAAGAAGCCACTCTTCATCATCTCTGAGGACGTTGAGGGCGAGGCTTTGTCCACGCTCGTTGTCAACAAGATCCGTGGCACCCTGAACGCTGTTGCCGTCAAGGCTCCAGGCTTCGGCGACCGCCGCAAGGCCATGATGCAGGACATCGCCATCCTCACGGGTGCTCAGGTTGTTTCCCCTGATCTTGGCCTCAAGCTGGATCAGGTGGGACTCGAGGTGTTGGGTACGGCTCGCCGCATCACCATCACCAAGGACAACACCACCATTGTTGACGGTGGCGGATCTGAAGAGGACATCAAGGATCGCGTCTCCCAGATCAAGGCTGAAGTTTCCCGCACGGACTCCGACTGGGATCGTGAGAAGCTCCAGGAGCGCCTCGCGAAGCTGGCCGGCGGCGTGGGTGTCATCAAGGTAGGTGCTGCAACTGAGGTTGAACTCAAGGAGCGCAAGCACCGTATTGAGGATGCCGTTTCCGCAACCCGCGCTGCTCTTGAAGAGGGCATCGTGGCCGGTGGCGGAACCGCTTTGGTTGACGCGCTGAGCGCTCTCGACGAGGACGAGTCCGTCAAGGCTCTGACCGGCGATGCCGCTACGGCCGTTGGAATTGTTCGCCGCGCATTGGTGCAGCCACTTCGCTGGATTGCTATCAACGCTGGCCACGACGGTTCCGTCATTGCTGCCAAGGTTGCCGAGCTTCCTGTGAACAGTGGCTTCAACGCGAAGACCGGTGTTTTCGAGGACCTCTTGGCCGCTGGCGTCATCGACCCAGTCAAGGTCACCCGTTCGGCCCTGCGCAACGCTGCATCCATCGCAGCGCTCGTGCTGACCACGGAAACCCTTGTGGTGGAGAAGCCAGAAGAAGACGAAGATGATCACGCAGGTCACAACCACTAA
- a CDS encoding DUF3817 domain-containing protein, which yields MTQNVPPRKRRFAGTKAQISSAASFYKVLAYATGVMLLLVVVEMVAKYGFGTEIVAGATLADGSTSVLGFLHDGDYTGGFNLSTAVLIVHGWMYVLYLIADFRLWSLMRWPFSRFITIALGGVVPLLSFIMETKVHKEVERELAANPEALLRY from the coding sequence GTGACCCAGAACGTCCCGCCTCGCAAGCGCCGGTTCGCCGGAACGAAGGCTCAGATCTCCTCAGCAGCCAGTTTCTACAAGGTGCTCGCTTACGCGACCGGTGTGATGCTGCTGCTCGTGGTGGTTGAGATGGTGGCCAAGTACGGTTTCGGTACGGAAATTGTCGCCGGCGCCACTTTGGCGGATGGTTCCACTTCCGTTCTGGGATTCCTGCACGACGGCGACTACACCGGAGGTTTCAACCTGTCCACGGCCGTACTCATTGTCCACGGCTGGATGTATGTTCTTTACCTCATTGCAGACTTCCGTTTGTGGTCCCTCATGCGTTGGCCGTTTAGCCGTTTCATTACGATTGCGCTCGGTGGCGTGGTTCCACTGTTGTCCTTCATCATGGAAACCAAGGTTCACAAGGAAGTTGAGCGCGAGCTCGCTGCCAACCCGGAAGCTCTGCTGCGTTACTAG
- a CDS encoding SURF1 family protein, whose protein sequence is MLRTALKLNWILSLVLALAVATGFVLLSQWQFERSSESAPPAPTTTENAVPLTQHFVPNQEMFGTVADQIVEFTGEIVPDSTFLVKDRLNEGVKGYWVVSAIAVDGAPENAVMPVVRGWTATNDWLDKTADPEPAGQITVEGRLLPPEAPVDEHPDVNNMGSLSPAQLTNQWDRVTYSGFVTQNNSTVAGLTPAIVDPQPQETPINWLNIFYGFEWVVFAGFAIFMWWRLVADDYRRQQEDEADLAEWQAQQERLAQPDNQLHGDDQHADREPTPHSPSAKE, encoded by the coding sequence GTGCTCCGAACTGCCCTCAAACTCAACTGGATACTCTCCTTGGTGCTTGCGCTGGCAGTGGCCACAGGCTTTGTGCTGTTGAGCCAATGGCAGTTTGAACGATCAAGCGAATCCGCACCGCCAGCTCCCACCACCACGGAAAACGCCGTCCCATTGACGCAACATTTCGTTCCGAATCAAGAGATGTTCGGCACAGTCGCCGATCAGATCGTGGAGTTCACCGGCGAGATTGTCCCTGATTCCACGTTCTTGGTGAAGGATCGCCTCAATGAGGGCGTCAAAGGTTATTGGGTGGTCTCCGCGATTGCCGTCGATGGCGCTCCAGAGAACGCCGTAATGCCCGTAGTTCGTGGGTGGACCGCCACCAATGATTGGCTCGACAAGACCGCAGATCCGGAACCCGCTGGTCAGATCACGGTTGAAGGCCGACTGCTCCCGCCGGAAGCTCCCGTTGACGAGCACCCCGACGTGAACAACATGGGTTCGCTCTCACCGGCTCAGCTCACGAACCAGTGGGACCGCGTGACCTACTCCGGATTCGTGACCCAGAACAATTCGACTGTCGCGGGACTCACTCCCGCCATCGTTGATCCGCAGCCTCAAGAGACGCCCATCAACTGGCTCAACATCTTCTACGGCTTCGAATGGGTAGTCTTCGCCGGCTTCGCTATTTTCATGTGGTGGCGCCTCGTCGCCGACGACTACCGCCGTCAGCAAGAGGACGAGGCCGATCTAGCAGAATGGCAGGCCCAGCAAGAGCGTCTAGCCCAGCCGGATAACCAGTTGCACGGCGATGATCAACACGCGGATCGTGAACCAACCCCACACAGCCCCTCGGCAAAGGAATAA
- a CDS encoding cysteine peptidase family C39 domain-containing protein — MTDFSQHPVTASGNTDLALLGAVLGIDEPAVLSLGGGIGFMAATFDYAEITTLTFVFRAHPVPFVDAVLEGSGVGASVITTTSAAKAQRELSAALEVGERVLGYVMVSGENWGEAVLRELTADNKLELAKATKKK, encoded by the coding sequence ATGACTGACTTTTCACAGCACCCAGTAACAGCGAGCGGGAACACCGATCTCGCGTTACTGGGTGCTGTTTTAGGTATTGACGAACCCGCGGTGCTGTCTTTGGGTGGCGGCATCGGGTTCATGGCGGCGACCTTCGACTACGCCGAAATTACCACCCTCACCTTTGTGTTCCGGGCGCACCCCGTTCCGTTCGTGGACGCCGTGCTGGAGGGCTCCGGCGTGGGAGCTTCAGTGATTACGACGACGTCCGCAGCGAAAGCGCAACGTGAGTTGAGTGCCGCGCTTGAAGTGGGGGAGCGGGTGCTGGGCTACGTGATGGTGTCCGGTGAGAACTGGGGAGAAGCGGTTCTTCGTGAGCTGACTGCGGACAATAAGCTCGAACTCGCGAAAGCCACGAAGAAGAAGTAA
- the guaA gene encoding glutamine-hydrolyzing GMP synthase, whose product MNSSENSAATPDARPVIVVDYGAQYAQLIARRVREANIYSEIVPHTHSTAQILAKNPAAIILSGGPSSVYAEGAPSVGADLFEAGVPVLGICYGFQAMAKALGGTVAKTGLREYGATDATSEGGSRSVLAGLPEVQNVWMSHGDSVSEAPEGFEVLATTAGAPVAAFADAERKLYGVQWHPEVKHSDYGQRVIENFLKNEAGLEPVWTAGNIVEEQVAKIREQIGENGRAICGLSGGVDSAVAAAIVQRAIGDRLTCVFVNHGLLRQDEAEQVERDFVASTGAKLYVANEQERFLSALAGVTDPEEKRKIIGREFIRAFEAAEAAVLNDAAASGGKVGFLVQGTLYPDVVESGGGEGAANIKSHHNVGGLPEDLEFALVEPLRTLFKDEVRAVGAELGLPSEIVQRQPFPGPGLGIRIIGEVTEERLETLRAADAIARAELTAAGLDQEVWQMPVVLLADVRSVGVQGDGRTYGHPIVLRPVSSEDAMTADWSRLPYDLLARISNRITNEVDGVNRVVLDVTSKPPGTIEWE is encoded by the coding sequence CTGAATAGCTCGGAAAACTCGGCAGCGACCCCGGACGCGCGCCCTGTCATCGTTGTTGATTACGGTGCACAGTACGCGCAGCTGATCGCTCGCCGTGTCCGCGAAGCGAACATCTACTCTGAGATTGTTCCTCATACCCACTCCACGGCCCAGATTCTGGCTAAGAATCCAGCCGCGATCATCCTCTCCGGCGGACCGTCTTCGGTGTACGCCGAGGGAGCTCCTAGCGTGGGCGCTGACCTCTTTGAAGCAGGAGTTCCTGTCCTCGGTATTTGCTATGGCTTCCAGGCTATGGCGAAGGCTTTGGGTGGAACTGTTGCAAAGACTGGTCTGCGCGAATACGGCGCTACGGATGCCACCTCTGAGGGTGGAAGCCGTTCGGTACTGGCTGGTTTGCCAGAGGTGCAGAACGTCTGGATGAGCCACGGCGACTCCGTGTCTGAGGCTCCCGAAGGCTTCGAGGTTCTTGCCACCACGGCAGGCGCCCCAGTTGCTGCATTCGCTGACGCTGAGCGCAAGCTCTACGGCGTGCAGTGGCACCCAGAGGTGAAGCACTCGGACTACGGACAGCGTGTGATCGAGAACTTCCTTAAAAACGAGGCAGGCCTTGAGCCCGTGTGGACCGCCGGCAACATTGTTGAAGAGCAAGTCGCCAAGATCCGCGAACAGATCGGCGAGAACGGTCGAGCCATTTGTGGTTTGTCCGGCGGCGTTGACTCTGCCGTTGCTGCCGCAATCGTGCAGCGCGCCATCGGCGATCGCCTCACCTGTGTGTTCGTGAACCACGGCCTGCTCCGTCAGGACGAGGCTGAGCAGGTGGAGCGCGACTTCGTGGCTTCCACCGGTGCAAAGCTTTACGTTGCGAACGAGCAAGAGCGCTTCTTGAGCGCGCTGGCTGGCGTCACGGATCCCGAAGAAAAACGCAAGATCATTGGCCGCGAGTTCATTCGCGCGTTTGAGGCTGCAGAGGCTGCTGTCTTGAACGACGCCGCAGCCAGCGGTGGGAAGGTCGGTTTCTTGGTACAGGGCACCCTTTACCCGGACGTGGTTGAGTCCGGTGGAGGCGAAGGCGCCGCCAATATCAAGAGCCACCACAACGTGGGCGGTCTTCCCGAGGATCTCGAGTTCGCGCTCGTTGAACCCCTGCGCACCTTGTTCAAGGACGAAGTTCGCGCCGTTGGCGCAGAGCTGGGCTTGCCAAGCGAAATTGTGCAGCGTCAACCGTTCCCAGGACCAGGCCTCGGTATCCGCATCATCGGTGAAGTTACCGAAGAGCGACTCGAAACCCTGCGTGCAGCGGACGCGATTGCTCGCGCCGAGCTGACCGCAGCAGGCTTGGATCAAGAAGTCTGGCAGATGCCTGTTGTGCTTTTGGCAGACGTTCGCTCCGTGGGTGTTCAAGGCGATGGCCGTACCTACGGTCACCCGATTGTCTTGCGCCCCGTCTCCAGTGAAGACGCCATGACGGCCGACTGGTCACGACTTCCGTACGATCTGTTGGCTCGCATCTCCAACCGCATCACGAACGAAGTCGACGGAGTGAACCGTGTGGTTCTCGACGTCACCAGCAAGCCACCAGGAACCATCGAATGGGAGTAG